A region of Pyxidicoccus parkwaysis DNA encodes the following proteins:
- a CDS encoding lectin has protein sequence MHGVGALPEGKSITQHRCNCVNVDLQSLLEAHTEYREGSGKQRSVSMHVHHLLAAVRRTAPVLFLATVAACGVKSENDPELSAQTAAVTAGTRLIGVQSGRCLDVAQNSQTPGQGLNIYDCHGEENQRFLFTPEGELRVFDGAWCVQPATASAGGRAVIGACTGAANQRWVRNANGTVVHTASSLCLDVSGQATANSSPVIVWNCNGQTNQQWSLPPDTQPPTVPTGLALSNVTCNSATLSWSPSTDNEGVAFYDVYHDGQLLKSVSGATVSTVLTVVPGATWGLYVNARDAAGNVSQGSATLSITPPSCQPDTQPPSVPTGVTATASGTSVTVSWSASTDNQGVTAYDVFRGGVKIGTVSGSPPGTSFVDSGLSPNTAYAYAVLARDAQGNASAQSTAVTVTTGQACTNAVCSVTQVATDTDIPWGLVNLPDGSVLYGRRDAQNIVRLDPATGQKTSVGTVPNVQSTDGEGGLMGLAVAPTFSSDRWLYVMHTSPTDNRIVRLRYANGALDTASLQVLVQGIGRNKFHNGGRLRFGPDGKLYASTGDAQNGAYAQDINNLAGKVLRLNPDGSVPSDNPFGNYVWSYGHRNPQGLAFDSQGRLWEQEFGNSVMDETNLIQKGGNYGWPNCEGTVSQGGSGCATAGYIAPKQTYSTAEGSCSGIAVVRDVLYVACARGSRLYREVISGSSLTNVQQFFVGTYGRLRTVEPTPDGNLWLTTTNQGDKDSIPDNSNEKLFLVLLGQ, from the coding sequence GTGCATGGGGTGGGGGCTCTTCCGGAGGGGAAGTCAATAACGCAACATAGGTGCAACTGTGTCAACGTGGACCTGCAGAGTTTGCTTGAGGCCCACACCGAATACCGGGAAGGAAGTGGCAAGCAAAGGAGCGTCTCAATGCACGTGCATCACCTGCTTGCCGCCGTTCGCCGCACCGCACCGGTCTTGTTCCTCGCCACTGTCGCTGCGTGTGGAGTGAAGTCGGAGAATGACCCCGAGCTCTCGGCGCAGACCGCCGCGGTGACCGCAGGCACCCGGCTCATCGGCGTGCAGTCCGGCCGCTGCCTCGACGTGGCCCAGAACAGCCAGACACCGGGGCAGGGGCTCAACATCTATGACTGCCACGGCGAGGAGAACCAGCGGTTCCTGTTCACGCCCGAGGGCGAGCTGCGCGTGTTCGACGGCGCCTGGTGCGTCCAGCCCGCGACCGCCAGCGCCGGGGGAAGGGCGGTCATCGGAGCCTGTACCGGGGCGGCGAACCAGCGGTGGGTCCGCAATGCCAACGGCACGGTGGTCCACACGGCGTCCTCGCTGTGTCTCGACGTGTCCGGTCAGGCCACCGCCAACAGCTCGCCGGTGATTGTCTGGAATTGCAACGGCCAGACGAACCAGCAGTGGTCGCTGCCGCCCGACACCCAGCCTCCCACCGTGCCCACGGGGCTCGCCCTGTCCAACGTGACGTGCAACTCGGCCACGCTCTCGTGGTCCCCGTCCACGGACAACGAGGGCGTCGCCTTCTATGACGTCTACCACGATGGCCAGCTCCTGAAGTCCGTCTCCGGCGCCACGGTGTCCACCGTGCTGACCGTGGTCCCCGGAGCGACCTGGGGCCTGTATGTGAATGCGCGGGACGCGGCGGGCAATGTCTCTCAGGGCAGTGCCACGCTCTCCATCACCCCACCGTCGTGCCAGCCGGACACCCAGCCTCCCAGCGTCCCCACCGGAGTGACTGCCACCGCTTCGGGCACCAGTGTGACGGTGAGCTGGAGCGCGTCCACCGACAACCAGGGAGTGACTGCGTATGACGTGTTCCGGGGCGGCGTGAAGATTGGCACGGTGTCCGGCTCGCCGCCCGGGACGTCCTTCGTCGACAGCGGACTGTCCCCGAACACGGCCTATGCCTACGCCGTGCTCGCCCGTGATGCCCAGGGCAATGCGTCCGCCCAGAGCACGGCCGTGACGGTGACGACCGGCCAGGCCTGCACGAATGCCGTCTGCTCCGTCACCCAGGTCGCCACCGACACGGACATTCCGTGGGGCCTAGTGAACCTGCCGGACGGCTCGGTGCTCTATGGCCGCAGGGACGCGCAGAACATCGTTCGCCTGGACCCGGCGACGGGCCAGAAGACGTCGGTGGGAACCGTCCCCAACGTGCAGAGCACCGACGGCGAGGGCGGGCTGATGGGGCTGGCCGTCGCTCCCACCTTCTCCAGCGACCGCTGGCTGTACGTGATGCATACGTCCCCCACCGACAACCGCATCGTGCGCCTGCGGTACGCGAATGGTGCCCTCGACACCGCCTCGCTCCAGGTGCTGGTCCAGGGCATCGGCCGCAACAAGTTCCACAACGGCGGGCGCCTGCGCTTTGGACCGGACGGGAAGCTCTATGCGTCGACGGGGGATGCGCAGAACGGCGCCTACGCGCAGGACATCAACAACCTGGCGGGCAAGGTGTTGCGGCTCAATCCCGACGGCAGCGTCCCGTCCGACAACCCCTTCGGCAACTACGTGTGGAGCTACGGCCACCGCAACCCGCAGGGGCTGGCCTTCGATTCCCAGGGCCGTCTCTGGGAACAGGAGTTCGGCAACTCGGTGATGGACGAGACCAACCTCATCCAGAAGGGCGGGAACTACGGCTGGCCCAATTGTGAGGGGACGGTGTCCCAGGGCGGCTCGGGCTGCGCGACGGCCGGGTACATCGCCCCGAAGCAGACCTACTCCACGGCGGAAGGCTCCTGCTCCGGCATCGCGGTGGTTCGCGACGTCCTCTACGTGGCCTGCGCCCGCGGCTCACGCCTCTACCGCGAGGTCATCAGCGGCTCCAGCCTGACCAACGTGCAGCAGTTCTTCGTCGGCACCTACGGCCGGTTGCGCACCGTCGAGCCGACGCCCGACGGCAACCTGTGGCTGACCACCACCAACCAGGGTGACAAGGACAGCATCCCCGACAACAGCAACGAGAAGCTCTTCCTTGTCCTGCTCGGGCAGTAG
- a CDS encoding M12 family metallopeptidase, which yields MLYDYYFTEGMDTFARPECLRERSTTVRSNSKAALVALFIPCLLLTACGEQGLESRPSLDPEQARVPAGAPVREGYAWNAARGRLVPVKYAEVDGLAILEGDMVLGTVEEMEARVREVKARGGLDAPGVHAQGVAITGANYRWPNSEVPYSIDAAMPNQARITDAINHWQQRTHLRFVQRTVLNAALYPDYVNFQAGTGCSSNVGRIGGKQVVTLEAACDKGSAIHEIGHAVGLWHEQSREDRNNYVRIRLENITAGMAYNFDQHIADGDDIFGYDFGSIMHYGSTAFSSNGLPTIETLGGQAIGQRDALSITDAATVARLYSRTITLRSSGGYYMVAEGGGGGTVNANRTAVGPWERFRLVDRNGFELQTGDLVNLQTVNGNYLMAVNGGGSGVTASPTAPGDYETFRIWKIAGTGLLTIGTGDTVALATLSFGNPRYVVAEGGGGGTVNADRTSVGEWEQFVITFE from the coding sequence ATGTTGTATGACTATTATTTCACTGAAGGTATGGATACCTTCGCACGCCCCGAGTGCCTTCGGGAAAGGAGCACCACGGTGCGAAGCAATTCGAAAGCTGCCCTGGTAGCACTGTTCATTCCCTGCCTGCTGCTCACCGCCTGCGGTGAGCAGGGCCTGGAGTCACGCCCCAGCCTGGACCCGGAACAGGCCAGAGTGCCGGCTGGCGCCCCGGTTCGCGAGGGCTATGCCTGGAACGCGGCGAGAGGCAGGCTCGTGCCGGTGAAGTATGCCGAGGTGGATGGACTGGCCATCCTCGAGGGAGACATGGTTCTCGGCACGGTGGAGGAGATGGAGGCGCGCGTGCGCGAGGTGAAGGCCCGGGGAGGCCTGGACGCCCCGGGGGTCCACGCCCAGGGGGTGGCCATCACCGGAGCAAACTATCGCTGGCCCAACTCCGAGGTGCCCTACAGCATCGACGCGGCCATGCCAAACCAGGCGCGTATCACGGACGCCATCAATCACTGGCAACAGCGTACACACCTCCGCTTCGTGCAACGCACTGTGCTCAACGCGGCGCTGTACCCGGACTACGTCAACTTCCAGGCAGGCACCGGGTGCAGTTCCAACGTGGGACGGATTGGTGGCAAGCAAGTGGTGACGCTGGAAGCCGCGTGCGACAAGGGCAGCGCCATCCATGAAATCGGACATGCGGTGGGCCTCTGGCACGAGCAGTCGCGCGAGGACCGCAATAATTATGTGCGCATCCGGCTCGAGAACATCACTGCGGGCATGGCGTACAACTTCGACCAGCACATCGCCGACGGCGACGACATCTTCGGCTATGACTTCGGCTCCATCATGCACTACGGAAGTACGGCGTTCTCGTCGAACGGGCTGCCCACCATCGAGACACTGGGGGGGCAGGCCATCGGGCAGCGCGACGCGCTGAGCATCACGGACGCGGCAACTGTTGCGCGTCTCTACTCGAGAACCATCACCCTGCGTTCCTCGGGCGGCTACTACATGGTGGCCGAGGGGGGCGGGGGCGGCACGGTGAATGCCAACCGCACCGCCGTGGGGCCCTGGGAGAGGTTCCGGCTGGTGGACCGCAACGGCTTCGAGTTGCAAACCGGCGACCTCGTCAATCTGCAGACGGTCAACGGCAACTATCTCATGGCCGTGAACGGTGGTGGCTCGGGGGTGACGGCCAGCCCCACAGCTCCTGGCGACTACGAAACCTTCCGCATCTGGAAGATAGCCGGCACGGGCCTGCTCACCATCGGCACCGGAGACACCGTGGCCCTGGCGACGCTCAGCTTCGGCAACCCCCGCTACGTGGTGGCCGAGGGCGGCGGCGGTGGCACGGTGAACGCCGACCGCACCTCCGTGGGTGAATGGGAGCAGTTCGTCATCACCTTCGAGTGA
- a CDS encoding alpha/beta hydrolase fold domain-containing protein: MTRPTSSPDFDPQLAPLLAPLEGYVPLKMTLEQLEHFRRLSHVTREDLIGDAQVSCVDYSIPGYQGADILVSVIARKDHSTPGPAVYHIHGGGMVMGTRFAGAKPLVDWALRHDAVCVTVEYRLAPEHPAPTLVEDCYAGLTWMAAHADMLRFDPNQLVIFGGSGGGGLAAGTTLLARDRQGPRLMGQLLQCPMLDDRNETASAHRYEGVGVWDRTSNLTAWSAVLGDRRGGPEVSPYSAPARASDLSRLPPTFIDVGGAETFRDEAVAYGRGILAAGGECELHVWGGAFHGFYDIAPQSELARACIAARDSWLARMFARGAMSPRAP, encoded by the coding sequence ATGACTCGCCCGACCTCATCTCCCGACTTCGATCCGCAACTGGCGCCCCTTCTCGCTCCGCTGGAGGGGTATGTCCCCTTGAAGATGACGCTGGAGCAGCTCGAACACTTCCGCAGGCTGAGCCATGTGACGCGGGAAGACCTGATTGGGGACGCGCAGGTCAGCTGCGTCGACTACAGCATCCCCGGGTATCAGGGGGCTGACATCCTCGTCTCCGTCATTGCCCGGAAGGACCACTCGACTCCGGGGCCCGCCGTCTATCACATCCATGGTGGCGGCATGGTGATGGGTACCCGCTTCGCCGGGGCGAAGCCGCTGGTGGACTGGGCGCTCCGCCATGATGCAGTCTGTGTGACTGTCGAGTACCGCCTGGCGCCCGAGCATCCCGCGCCGACCCTGGTGGAGGACTGCTACGCCGGGCTGACGTGGATGGCGGCGCACGCGGACATGCTGCGGTTCGATCCAAACCAGCTCGTCATCTTCGGCGGGAGCGGCGGTGGCGGGCTCGCGGCGGGAACCACGCTTCTGGCTCGGGACCGGCAGGGTCCTCGGCTGATGGGCCAGCTCCTGCAATGCCCGATGCTGGATGACCGGAACGAGACAGCCTCCGCGCATCGGTATGAGGGCGTCGGCGTCTGGGACCGGACCAGCAATCTGACCGCCTGGAGTGCCGTGCTGGGAGACCGCCGCGGCGGACCCGAGGTGTCTCCCTATTCCGCGCCCGCGCGTGCCTCGGACTTGAGCCGTCTGCCTCCCACCTTCATCGACGTTGGGGGCGCGGAGACGTTTCGAGATGAAGCCGTCGCCTATGGGCGCGGAATCCTCGCGGCGGGCGGAGAGTGCGAGCTGCACGTCTGGGGCGGAGCCTTCCATGGCTTCTATGACATCGCCCCGCAGTCGGAGCTGGCACGGGCGTGCATCGCGGCGCGGGATTCCTGGCTCGCACGGATGTTCGCCCGTGGAGCCATGAGCCCACGCGCCCCATGA
- a CDS encoding Ig-like domain-containing protein — MEPLKLFQELIRLGQAGALDGAPGYSSTRLSQWQSTRDTVLAWLLGPNGPIATQNWTQYFEDVGSDATNNLNQLVPGETAKFLMDNPALDPSWQAHVQNIIAFIETNFGDTLEYGARPIKEQYAFHYKMGSHTARYAAVNARYAELTGDAAAKDKAFRAFNWATYMVRNSGLTIDGPYPNNVWFTDGWGDFIRHFVIGMGAQPDWAPAGQNHLLRSTSVVKSITYGPGNEVRYTTYDASATEVLRLAFVPSSVTAGGTALAQRTDLAADGWTFDTGNNALRIRHSTSGVIVISGAPPTAPSVAITTPTSGQNFTAPATPSLGATATASTGRTLASVTFRAGATVLCTVSAPTTTSVSCGVSSLQDGAHSVTAKATDDTLQTTTSAAVPLTLSNPPTVSLTSPAANATYTAPASVPLAATASAGHGRGIARVDFYADGTSLLCSSTTSPYGCTWSNPSQGSHTVRAVAVDTGNPAASTSSATVSITVSSAAPTALVGNTTVLTTSDFEHAGVAAAFNYVASATGNVTRLYIYVDGQTAATSLQLGLYANGSGTPGALLRSCTVAPVAPGAWNVCTITSQAVSSGTTYWLAVLSPTGGGDIYWRQTSGTGSYKVQPGLATLPSTWSGTGGYPGSNMSAYAGN; from the coding sequence GTGGAGCCCCTCAAGCTCTTCCAGGAGCTCATCCGCCTGGGCCAGGCCGGCGCCCTGGACGGCGCCCCCGGCTATTCCTCCACGCGGCTGTCCCAGTGGCAGAGCACCCGGGACACGGTCCTCGCATGGCTGCTCGGCCCCAACGGCCCCATCGCGACGCAGAACTGGACGCAGTACTTCGAGGACGTGGGCTCGGACGCCACCAACAACCTGAACCAGCTCGTCCCCGGGGAGACGGCCAAGTTCCTCATGGACAACCCCGCCCTGGACCCGAGCTGGCAGGCGCATGTGCAGAACATCATCGCCTTCATCGAGACGAACTTCGGGGACACGCTCGAGTACGGCGCGCGGCCCATCAAGGAGCAGTACGCCTTCCACTACAAGATGGGCAGCCACACCGCGCGCTACGCCGCCGTCAATGCGCGCTACGCGGAGCTCACCGGGGATGCGGCGGCGAAGGACAAGGCCTTCCGCGCGTTCAACTGGGCCACGTACATGGTGCGCAACAGCGGGCTGACCATCGACGGGCCATACCCCAACAACGTCTGGTTCACGGATGGCTGGGGTGACTTCATCCGTCACTTCGTCATCGGCATGGGCGCACAGCCGGACTGGGCGCCCGCCGGACAGAACCACCTGCTGCGCTCCACCTCCGTGGTGAAGAGCATCACCTATGGGCCCGGCAACGAGGTCCGCTACACCACCTACGACGCCAGCGCGACGGAGGTGCTCCGCCTCGCCTTCGTTCCCTCGAGCGTGACGGCGGGCGGCACCGCCCTCGCCCAGCGCACGGACCTGGCCGCGGACGGGTGGACCTTCGACACCGGCAACAACGCGCTCCGCATCCGCCACTCGACCAGCGGGGTCATCGTCATCTCCGGGGCGCCTCCCACGGCCCCTTCCGTCGCCATCACCACGCCCACGTCCGGACAGAATTTCACCGCGCCCGCGACGCCCAGCCTGGGCGCCACGGCCACGGCCAGTACGGGCCGCACGCTCGCCAGCGTGACGTTCCGCGCGGGCGCCACCGTGCTCTGCACCGTGAGCGCGCCCACCACGACGTCCGTGAGCTGTGGCGTCAGCTCGCTCCAGGACGGCGCGCACAGCGTGACGGCGAAGGCCACCGACGACACGCTCCAGACCACGACCTCCGCCGCTGTGCCCCTGACGCTGTCCAACCCGCCCACGGTGAGCCTCACTTCGCCCGCCGCCAATGCCACGTACACGGCGCCCGCCTCCGTGCCGCTCGCGGCGACTGCCAGCGCGGGCCATGGCCGCGGCATCGCGCGGGTGGACTTCTACGCGGACGGCACGTCGCTCCTCTGCTCCAGCACCACCAGCCCGTACGGCTGCACCTGGAGCAATCCCTCCCAGGGAAGCCACACGGTGCGCGCCGTGGCCGTGGACACTGGCAACCCCGCTGCCAGCACGAGCTCCGCCACTGTCTCCATCACCGTGAGCAGCGCCGCGCCCACGGCCCTCGTCGGGAACACCACCGTGCTGACGACGTCCGACTTCGAGCACGCGGGCGTCGCGGCCGCGTTCAACTACGTGGCGAGCGCCACTGGCAACGTCACGCGACTGTACATCTACGTGGATGGACAGACGGCAGCCACCTCGCTGCAGCTCGGGCTGTATGCGAACGGGAGCGGGACGCCCGGCGCGCTGCTGCGCAGTTGTACCGTCGCGCCGGTTGCGCCCGGTGCATGGAACGTCTGCACCATCACGTCACAGGCGGTGTCGTCGGGCACGACGTACTGGCTGGCCGTGCTCAGCCCCACCGGTGGGGGCGACATCTACTGGCGGCAGACGAGTGGCACCGGTTCCTACAAGGTTCAGCCGGGCCTCGCGACGCTGCCCTCCACCTGGTCCGGCACCGGCGGATATCCGGGCAGCAACATGTCCGCCTACGCCGGCAACTGA
- a CDS encoding alkaline phosphatase D family protein, with amino-acid sequence MSLPLHRRTLLKCILAVAASAPFGCSDNSTDPPPEENRSFFPQSVASGDPRPDSVVLWTRAVDPDNAGATLTLSLQVAQDAGFQNLVLALDGLTPSAEHDSILKVKVTGLAPRTDYYYRFLVVQGSGTVSSPTGRTRTAPVASSVDPVRFAVANCQDFAGRYYNAWQRMVQLDEDLDFVLFHGDYIYEIPGSVPTGLEGRAVTFSDPGSTLPVTLLGRSLQAANSLSNYRDLYRRYRSDAFLQQAHERYPFIVTWDDHEYSDDCWGDHATYTDGRLNEEYLERRRNAELAYFEYMPLDVPPGADAGPIDVGAAPRFPDTRIWRDFEFGRTLKLNVLDYRTKRPSHLIPGDGYPGTVVMDAAALQQVGATADFATDVFAYVNIDDPQYGSQKSALRDAYQVLAIAQGLGLADASARAAQKVQGNLAVTYVNEVLGPLGQPTIDPAGKPRGLAWIHLGKRTLFSRVGSRYIVIQPTFDVYAAWCYATTQKSCQDALGAEQEASLRQSVTSPNTWHMVASSVSLTRMIWDLSGKADITDVSLRNRYYFDVDQWDGFPTKKRELLEDLRTLAGGNVLFLCGDIHASFASVEEGVPILTAPAISSSTVLSEAAEAVSGAGFPSGSPVYRYTVTLQEQTLRESNPGIAFVNADANGYTVVEARPDEALATFQLIPSDQVTVNYADQPEALAPHFTRRAFVIRQGTITETTPP; translated from the coding sequence GTGTCACTTCCCCTGCACCGCAGAACGCTCCTCAAGTGCATCCTCGCCGTGGCCGCGAGCGCCCCCTTCGGGTGCAGTGACAACAGCACGGACCCGCCGCCCGAGGAGAACCGGAGCTTCTTCCCGCAGTCGGTGGCCTCGGGGGACCCGCGCCCGGACAGCGTGGTGTTGTGGACACGCGCGGTCGACCCGGACAACGCCGGCGCCACCCTGACGCTCTCCCTCCAGGTGGCGCAGGATGCGGGCTTCCAGAACCTCGTGCTGGCGCTCGACGGGCTCACTCCCAGCGCCGAGCATGACTCCATCCTCAAGGTGAAGGTGACGGGGCTGGCGCCGCGCACGGACTACTACTACCGCTTCCTCGTCGTGCAGGGCAGCGGCACCGTCAGCTCGCCGACGGGGCGCACGCGGACCGCGCCGGTCGCGTCGTCGGTGGACCCCGTCCGCTTCGCGGTGGCCAACTGCCAGGACTTCGCCGGCCGCTACTACAACGCCTGGCAGCGCATGGTGCAGCTCGACGAGGACCTCGACTTCGTCCTCTTCCACGGCGACTACATCTACGAGATTCCTGGCTCCGTGCCCACGGGGCTCGAAGGACGCGCGGTGACGTTCAGCGACCCGGGCTCCACGCTGCCCGTGACGCTGCTCGGCCGGTCGCTCCAGGCCGCCAACTCGCTGTCCAACTACCGCGACCTCTACCGGCGCTACCGCTCGGATGCCTTCCTCCAGCAGGCGCACGAGCGCTATCCGTTCATCGTCACCTGGGACGACCACGAGTACTCGGACGACTGCTGGGGAGACCACGCGACGTACACGGACGGGCGCCTCAACGAGGAGTACCTCGAGCGCCGTCGCAATGCGGAGCTCGCGTACTTCGAATACATGCCCCTGGACGTGCCGCCGGGCGCGGACGCGGGCCCCATCGACGTGGGGGCTGCGCCGCGCTTCCCGGACACGCGCATCTGGCGCGACTTCGAGTTCGGACGCACGCTGAAGCTGAACGTCCTCGACTACCGTACGAAGCGGCCGTCACACCTCATTCCCGGCGACGGCTACCCGGGGACGGTGGTGATGGACGCGGCGGCGCTCCAGCAGGTCGGAGCGACGGCGGACTTCGCCACGGACGTGTTCGCCTACGTCAACATCGACGACCCGCAATACGGCTCGCAGAAGAGCGCCCTGAGGGATGCCTATCAGGTGCTCGCCATCGCGCAGGGCTTGGGGCTCGCGGACGCGTCGGCGAGGGCCGCGCAGAAGGTGCAGGGCAACCTCGCGGTGACCTATGTCAACGAGGTCCTGGGGCCCCTCGGCCAGCCGACCATCGACCCGGCGGGCAAGCCCCGGGGCCTCGCGTGGATTCACCTGGGCAAGCGAACCCTCTTCAGCCGGGTGGGCTCGCGTTACATCGTCATCCAGCCCACCTTCGACGTGTACGCGGCCTGGTGCTACGCGACGACCCAGAAGAGCTGCCAGGATGCGCTGGGCGCCGAGCAGGAGGCATCGCTGCGCCAGTCCGTCACCAGCCCCAACACGTGGCACATGGTGGCCAGCTCGGTGTCGCTCACCCGGATGATATGGGATTTGAGCGGCAAGGCGGACATCACCGACGTCTCGCTGCGCAACCGCTATTACTTCGACGTGGACCAGTGGGACGGCTTTCCCACGAAGAAGCGCGAGCTGCTCGAGGACCTGCGCACCCTCGCGGGCGGCAACGTGCTCTTCCTCTGCGGCGACATCCACGCCTCGTTCGCGTCGGTGGAGGAAGGCGTCCCCATCCTCACGGCGCCCGCCATCTCCTCCTCCACCGTCCTGAGCGAGGCCGCGGAGGCCGTCTCCGGCGCGGGCTTCCCATCCGGAAGCCCCGTGTACCGCTACACCGTCACCCTGCAGGAACAGACGTTGCGCGAGAGCAACCCGGGCATCGCCTTCGTGAACGCGGACGCGAACGGCTACACGGTGGTGGAGGCCCGCCCGGACGAGGCGCTCGCCACCTTTCAACTCATCCCCAGCGACCAGGTGACGGTGAACTACGCCGACCAGCCGGAGGCGCTCGCCCCGCACTTCACCCGCCGCGCCTTCGTCATCCGCCAGGGCACCATCACCGAGACGACGCCTCCCTGA
- a CDS encoding sensor histidine kinase, producing MGAQARPGASAPNPPRSEWRHVRTTGLLVLENLAIAGGYVLLGWLGHRLTLGNRLPLIWPAAGFALAMLLVRGCSRWPAILLGALLVSSSSQEPLSALLMGAARTLAAVAGVQLIRRWPGMTRWPSSVRGVAGFMVIAGFVYPALASVMPDVSPLSNGNSASAPLSLCEMWAWFAANSAGTLVVTPAILSLALPTRVLPRRSRWEAALLGLLYAIACYSSFEFARRSEMGDLLGYTVTPPMLWAALRFGSRGAALNNVIRATLIIAFSVVALPKEGLTAAFIQLQARLMVLSSVLLFLGAAVEERHLARAGLEQEREGLERRVAERTRELAHSLSLLHSSLESTADGLFVVDRQGRITAMNRRFAGLWGMTDSIAESGDAARVLAFASGQVVDPEAFRSRVEELYAHPAQESEDEIELKSGRILERFSQPQRLGDAIIGRVWSFRDVTERRRAETERDRSLVEERQAREAMEQSYQEVQKALGLRDEFLAIAAHELKTPLTSMKAQIQHLERLVADNPTGSLPASRVGAVVAAASRQLRRFQALGDQLLDITRLTVGRLELRYEPLDFREFVAEQLAHQAVAAARAGSELRFESTGPVLGEWDRLRLEQIVGPLLSNAIKFGAGHPIAVRLEALGGRARFQVVDRGIGIAPEDQERIFQRLERAVDSRHYGGLGLGLWIVRQSAEALGGVVQVESAPGKGSRFTVELPLTHRPNGAVWTEGGGWREAEEGR from the coding sequence ATGGGAGCGCAAGCAAGGCCAGGCGCCTCGGCGCCGAATCCCCCACGGTCCGAGTGGCGACACGTCCGGACCACCGGCCTTCTGGTTCTCGAGAACCTGGCGATCGCCGGGGGTTACGTCCTGCTGGGCTGGTTGGGGCACCGCCTCACGCTCGGCAACCGGCTGCCCCTCATCTGGCCAGCGGCAGGTTTCGCACTCGCCATGCTCCTGGTGCGTGGCTGCTCGCGATGGCCCGCCATCCTGCTCGGGGCGCTGCTCGTCTCCTCCTCCAGCCAGGAACCCCTCTCCGCGCTCCTGATGGGAGCGGCCCGCACGCTCGCTGCCGTCGCGGGGGTTCAGTTGATCCGCCGGTGGCCGGGGATGACACGCTGGCCTTCCAGCGTGCGCGGTGTCGCGGGGTTCATGGTCATCGCCGGCTTCGTCTACCCCGCGCTGGCTTCCGTGATGCCCGACGTCTCGCCGCTGTCGAATGGGAACAGCGCGAGCGCCCCGCTGTCCCTGTGCGAGATGTGGGCCTGGTTCGCCGCCAACAGCGCGGGCACGCTGGTCGTCACGCCGGCCATCCTCTCGCTGGCCTTGCCCACGAGGGTGCTGCCGCGCCGCTCGCGCTGGGAGGCGGCCCTGCTGGGCCTGCTCTATGCAATCGCCTGCTACTCCTCCTTCGAGTTCGCGCGAAGGTCCGAGATGGGCGACCTGCTGGGCTACACCGTGACGCCCCCCATGCTCTGGGCGGCGCTCAGGTTCGGCTCACGAGGGGCCGCGCTCAACAACGTGATCAGGGCCACCCTGATCATCGCCTTCAGTGTGGTGGCGCTACCGAAGGAGGGGCTCACCGCGGCCTTCATCCAGCTCCAGGCGCGACTCATGGTGCTCTCTTCCGTGCTCCTCTTCCTGGGCGCCGCCGTCGAGGAGCGCCACCTGGCACGAGCGGGGCTGGAGCAGGAGCGCGAGGGGCTCGAGCGGCGCGTGGCCGAACGAACCCGCGAGCTCGCGCACTCCCTCTCCTTGCTGCACTCCTCGCTGGAGTCCACCGCCGATGGCCTGTTCGTCGTCGATAGACAGGGGCGCATCACCGCCATGAACCGGCGCTTCGCCGGGTTGTGGGGGATGACGGACTCCATCGCCGAGAGCGGGGATGCCGCGCGGGTGCTGGCCTTCGCGAGCGGGCAGGTGGTTGATCCCGAAGCGTTCCGCTCCCGGGTGGAGGAGCTCTACGCGCACCCGGCGCAGGAGAGCGAGGATGAGATCGAGCTCAAGAGCGGTCGCATCCTGGAGCGCTTCTCCCAGCCCCAGCGCCTGGGAGACGCGATCATCGGGCGTGTGTGGAGCTTCCGGGATGTGACGGAGCGGCGCCGGGCGGAGACCGAGCGGGACCGCTCGCTCGTCGAGGAGCGTCAGGCGCGCGAGGCCATGGAGCAGTCCTACCAGGAAGTCCAGAAGGCACTCGGGCTGCGCGACGAGTTCCTCGCCATCGCCGCCCACGAGCTGAAGACCCCACTGACGTCCATGAAGGCGCAGATCCAGCACCTGGAACGGCTGGTGGCCGACAATCCCACGGGCTCCCTCCCGGCGTCTCGGGTCGGGGCGGTGGTCGCCGCGGCCTCACGGCAGTTGAGGCGCTTCCAGGCTCTCGGTGACCAGTTGCTGGACATCACGCGGCTCACCGTCGGCAGGCTCGAGCTGCGGTACGAGCCGCTCGACTTCCGGGAGTTCGTGGCGGAGCAGCTCGCGCACCAGGCCGTGGCCGCGGCGAGAGCGGGCTCGGAGCTCCGCTTCGAGAGCACGGGGCCGGTCCTCGGTGAATGGGATCGACTGCGGCTCGAGCAGATCGTGGGCCCCCTGCTCTCCAATGCCATCAAGTTCGGGGCAGGCCATCCCATCGCGGTCAGGCTCGAAGCACTGGGGGGCCGCGCGCGCTTTCAGGTCGTGGACAGGGGCATCGGCATCGCGCCCGAAGATCAGGAGCGGATCTTCCAGAGACTGGAGCGCGCGGTCGACTCGCGGCACTACGGGGGCCTGGGACTGGGGCTCTGGATCGTCCGGCAGAGCGCGGAGGCGCTCGGCGGAGTCGTCCAGGTGGAGAGTGCGCCAGGGAAGGGCTCCCGCTTCACGGTCGAGCTGCCGCTGACGCATCGGCCGAATGGGGCCGTGTGGACGGAGGGTGGCGGGTGGAGAGAGGCGGAAGAGGGCCGCTGA